In a genomic window of Rhinoderma darwinii isolate aRhiDar2 chromosome 10, aRhiDar2.hap1, whole genome shotgun sequence:
- the LOC142662028 gene encoding ferritin heavy chain B-like, which yields MESQVRQNFHRDSEAAINRMVNLELYASYTYLSMSFYFDRDDVALHNVAKYFKEQSHEEREHAEKFLKYQNKRGGRVVLQDIKKPDRDEWANTLEAMQAALLLEKTVNQALLDLHKVATDKVDPQLCDFLESEYLDEQVKAIKQLGDYITNLKRLGVPQNGTGEYLFDKHTLGESS from the exons ATGGAATCCCAGGTGCGCCAGAACTTCCACCGCGACAGCGAGGCTGCCATCAACCGCATGGTGAACTTGGAGCTGTATGCCTCCTACACCTATCTCTCCATG TCCTTCTACTTTGACCGTGATGACGTCGCTCTTCACAATGTGGCTAAGTACTTCAAGGAACAGAGTCATGAGGAGAGAGAGCATGCTGAGAAGTTCCTGAAGTACCAGAACAAGCGTGGGGGTCGTGTTGTCCTACAGGACATTAAG AAACCTGATCGTGATGAATGGGCCAACACTCTGGAAGCCATGCAGGCTGCTCTGCTGCTGGAGAAGACCGTGAACCAGGCCCTTCTGGATCTTCACAAAGTGGCCACTGACAAGGTTGACCCTCAA CTCTGTGACTTCTTGGAATCTGAGTACCTGGATGAACAGGTGAAGGCTATTAAGCAGCTTGGAGACTACATCACCAACCTGAAGCGCCTTGGGGTACCCCAGAACGGCACGGGCGAGTACCTGTTTGACAAGCACACTCTGGGAGAGAGCAGCTAA